From the Candidatus Dadabacteria bacterium genome, one window contains:
- a CDS encoding alkaline phosphatase family protein: protein MNRRKCVFFLADGTRLDVFAELLKRGDLENIQKYVVEPGEFLKGVTVFPSTTGPAYTPYLLGKFPGRCNLPGIRWFDRRYYDKTPFSLRRFRSYAGPQASLINRDIECGSPTLFGMVPGSVSILNEITRDIGPSGRNRTKYLKYYLVVKSHFTDRSDSVEEAAARILVDSLRDSPRFIFCVFTAADAYSHRYHPFHHKVMESYRRLDRYVGMVAEKIAEQGELDDTLFVVGSDHGLTSTHSHFDSLDFLRRRGFKPLYYTNVFRHYLDADSSVMVSGNSMAHYYFKNSDGWKRHTFYEEIADIVNELSGRPEVDLVCARTGGAGGEVKITNPRGEALVSVDEEGLICYSNVSGDPLGYGFSSRKMNPSESLRLTIDSDYPDAPLQILQLFESPRTGDVVISSKPGYDLRATHENPEHHGSHGSLHKDHMVVPILISRPARYDCVRTADIFSSIVNYLGFEVPRGVDGRDILE, encoded by the coding sequence ATGAACAGAAGAAAATGCGTTTTTTTTCTTGCCGACGGTACGAGGCTGGATGTCTTCGCTGAACTTCTAAAAAGAGGCGACCTTGAGAATATACAGAAATATGTTGTTGAACCTGGAGAGTTCCTTAAGGGAGTCACGGTTTTTCCTTCCACAACGGGTCCGGCCTATACCCCGTACCTTCTCGGCAAGTTTCCAGGCAGGTGCAACCTCCCCGGCATAAGGTGGTTTGACAGAAGGTATTACGACAAGACTCCGTTTTCCCTGCGAAGATTCAGAAGCTACGCGGGTCCCCAAGCGTCTCTTATCAACCGGGACATAGAGTGCGGCTCCCCGACGCTTTTCGGCATGGTTCCGGGGAGCGTAAGCATTCTAAACGAAATAACCAGGGATATAGGTCCCTCGGGGAGAAACAGGACCAAGTATCTTAAGTATTACCTGGTCGTAAAAAGCCATTTCACGGACAGAAGCGACAGTGTTGAAGAGGCCGCGGCAAGAATTCTGGTTGATTCTCTCAGGGATTCTCCGCGTTTTATTTTCTGCGTTTTCACTGCGGCAGATGCCTATTCCCACCGCTACCATCCGTTCCACCACAAGGTTATGGAATCCTACAGAAGGCTTGACCGGTACGTTGGAATGGTTGCAGAAAAGATCGCCGAGCAAGGTGAACTTGACGATACGCTTTTTGTCGTGGGAAGCGACCACGGACTTACGTCCACGCACTCGCATTTCGATTCCCTGGATTTTCTTCGCAGACGGGGTTTCAAGCCGCTTTACTACACCAACGTGTTCAGGCATTACCTTGACGCCGATTCATCCGTCATGGTTTCCGGAAACTCCATGGCGCATTACTATTTCAAAAATTCCGATGGATGGAAAAGACACACCTTCTACGAAGAAATAGCGGATATAGTTAACGAGCTCTCCGGGCGGCCGGAAGTGGATCTTGTCTGCGCCAGAACCGGCGGGGCAGGGGGGGAGGTGAAAATAACTAACCCCAGGGGAGAGGCTCTCGTGAGTGTGGATGAAGAAGGTCTGATCTGCTACAGCAATGTTTCGGGCGACCCTCTTGGCTACGGCTTTTCCTCAAGGAAGATGAATCCCTCGGAGTCGCTTCGACTCACGATCGATTCTGACTATCCGGATGCCCCCCTCCAGATTCTCCAGCTTTTCGAATCGCCTCGAACCGGCGATGTGGTAATCAGTTCAAAACCGGGCTATGACCTTCGGGCCACGCACGAGAACCCTGAACATCACGGTTCCCATGGCTCCCTGCACAAAGACCACATGGTGGTTCCCATTCTTATAAGCCGCCCGGCCCGATACGACTGCGTAAGAACCGCAGATATCTTCTCGAGCATCGTCAATTATCTCGGGTTTGAAGTTCCCCGGGGCGTTGACGGAAGGGATATTCTTGAGTGA
- a CDS encoding CarD family transcriptional regulator — protein sequence MGRKFKAGQNAVYPVHGVVEVQGVEEKEILGSRKSFYILNVLESNVKLMVPTDNIESVGLRPVVPRKEVKKILDILKEENGEVPKLGVQSWNKRYKEYADKVKSGDIYEIARVLRDIHHLKKVKNLSFGEKRIMENALSHVVKELSISLRKKEGEVSNQIEEIFS from the coding sequence ATGGGCAGGAAATTTAAAGCAGGACAAAACGCTGTGTATCCAGTTCACGGTGTGGTTGAGGTTCAGGGAGTTGAGGAAAAGGAAATACTGGGTTCGAGAAAATCCTTTTACATACTTAACGTTCTTGAAAGTAACGTAAAACTCATGGTCCCCACGGATAACATAGAGTCCGTGGGCTTAAGGCCCGTAGTACCCAGGAAGGAAGTAAAGAAAATCCTTGACATACTAAAGGAAGAAAACGGCGAAGTGCCCAAGCTGGGAGTTCAGAGCTGGAACAAAAGGTATAAGGAATACGCCGACAAGGTTAAAAGCGGCGACATATACGAAATAGCCAGGGTACTAAGGGACATACACCATCTGAAAAAAGTAAAAAACCTCTCTTTCGGCGAGAAAAGAATAATGGAAAACGCCCTTTCCCACGTAGTTAAAGAACTTTCCATATCGCTTAGAAAAAAAGAGGGAGAAGTCAGCAACCAGATAGAGGAAATCTTCTCCTAA
- the nuoF gene encoding NADH-quinone oxidoreductase subunit NuoF translates to MPEQRVIRNYVDRPNSYTIGSYLSSGGYSALRKALDMAPGEVTDAVKKSGLRGRGGAGFPAGIKWSFIPPDSKKPVYLCCNADESEPGSFKDREILEKDPHQMIEGIIIACYAIRSHKAYIYIRGEMPYGAKRIQQAIEEAYEHGYLGKNILLSGFDLDMKLYIGAGAYICGEETGLLESIEGKKGEPRPKPPFPAQVGLFGCPTIVNNVETLACVPHIINNGADWFASIGTPRNTGTKIFGLSGHVNKPGLYELPLGINLLELIEEYGGGVLGGRKIKAVSPGGSSSAVFSADELDIAMDFDTVAAAGSMLGTAGVTVMDETVSMIKVAQNLAHFYRDESCGQCVQCREGTWWLEKILREIDEGKGSIEHLDIILDACSQMRGTTICALADGCAMPVDSIVRKFRDEFEEHIKRGYSERL, encoded by the coding sequence ATGCCCGAGCAAAGAGTCATAAGAAATTACGTCGACAGGCCCAACTCCTACACCATCGGATCGTATCTGTCCTCGGGGGGATACTCGGCGCTGAGAAAAGCCCTTGACATGGCCCCTGGAGAAGTAACCGACGCGGTCAAGAAATCGGGTCTGCGGGGAAGGGGAGGGGCTGGCTTTCCGGCGGGGATAAAGTGGAGCTTCATCCCGCCTGACTCCAAGAAACCGGTTTATCTCTGTTGCAACGCTGATGAGAGCGAACCCGGAAGCTTCAAGGACAGGGAGATTCTGGAGAAAGATCCCCATCAGATGATAGAGGGCATAATAATCGCCTGCTACGCTATCCGCTCCCACAAAGCCTACATATACATAAGAGGGGAGATGCCGTACGGTGCCAAAAGGATACAGCAGGCAATAGAGGAAGCTTACGAACACGGCTATCTCGGCAAGAACATACTCCTAAGCGGCTTTGATCTCGATATGAAACTGTATATAGGCGCCGGTGCCTACATATGCGGGGAGGAGACCGGTCTTCTTGAGTCAATAGAAGGAAAAAAGGGAGAGCCGAGACCCAAGCCTCCTTTTCCGGCTCAGGTGGGCCTTTTCGGCTGCCCCACCATAGTAAATAACGTGGAGACGCTTGCATGCGTTCCCCATATAATAAACAACGGGGCGGACTGGTTTGCCTCGATAGGGACTCCCAGAAACACCGGAACCAAGATTTTCGGACTGAGCGGGCATGTAAATAAACCCGGGCTTTACGAACTTCCCCTCGGAATAAACCTTCTTGAGCTGATTGAAGAGTACGGCGGAGGAGTTCTCGGAGGAAGAAAAATAAAAGCGGTTTCTCCCGGTGGTTCTTCTTCTGCGGTTTTTTCCGCGGATGAACTGGATATTGCGATGGATTTCGATACCGTTGCGGCTGCAGGCTCCATGCTTGGAACGGCGGGAGTAACTGTGATGGATGAAACGGTGAGCATGATCAAGGTAGCCCAGAACCTTGCCCATTTCTACAGGGATGAGTCATGCGGCCAGTGCGTTCAGTGCAGAGAAGGGACGTGGTGGCTTGAGAAGATACTGAGAGAGATTGACGAAGGCAAGGGATCCATTGAGCACCTCGACATAATACTTGACGCGTGCTCACAGATGAGAGGAACTACCATATGCGCCCTTGCAGATGGCTGCGCCATGCCCGTTGACTCAATAGTGAGAAAATTCAGAGACGAGTTCGAAGAGCATATAAAAAGAGGATATTCTGAGCGCTTGTGA
- the priA gene encoding primosomal protein N': MNPGKIVQVALPIHSEQLFLYSVPKRLRQGIATGKRVFVPLGNRKAIGYVVGDAGKRKVDFELKDIIDILDELPLFNEKRLEFFRRVSEYYMAPLGIVLKFAHPLGLGKSVGKTVRITEEGESCLKEPGLNRLDKRVLETLLLEGELASEKLIELSGGASLENLNSLKRRGHVEFDYRVVRDEKVKYEKVYGISCDPDTVSEIRRKKPAKGAILEFINLRGSVPRSELREIFGNFTAHVKWLVDNALVSVEQKEIGRDPYGVLDSKEEPPKKLTQDQRMAMEKILPYVKRGEYRCFLLHGVTGSGKTEVYLRTVSEVIARGKQAIVLVPEIALTPLLVKRFRSRFADSVSVIHSALSEGERFDAWRKARSGDLSVVIGARSAVFAPLENLGLVVVDEEHESSYKQNEAPCYNARDAAVMLGTIYSCPVLLGSATPSLESYANSISGKYEYLSLPARVGESRLPDVELVDMKNVNEAVFSPRLRDALVENFSRGEQSILFINRRGFSSFLVCGDCGETFKCPNCSITLTFHKKDNSIKCHYCGIMQEFENICSSCGAKYMGKGLGTQKVEEQVKSMLPDARVFVMDRDYTRGKTKLLDLYRKLESGEVDVLIGTQMVAKGHDLPGVTLVGVLSADHMLGIPDFRSGERTFQILTQVAGRTGRGRKPGTVFLQTYNPEHPSVRFAISHNSSGFLDEELELRKSLDQPPFSKFISLRVNGLDEERTRDFAKRMKRTAERFLLRLPPGSLRVLGPSEAPIYKLRNRFRWQIIIVSGNLGLLRNYASALYDSLKKHASGIKLIIDIDPYDFM; this comes from the coding sequence ATGAATCCAGGAAAAATTGTTCAGGTAGCATTGCCGATTCATTCCGAGCAGCTTTTTCTATATTCGGTTCCGAAGCGTCTCCGGCAAGGGATCGCTACGGGGAAGAGGGTGTTTGTCCCCCTCGGGAACCGCAAGGCCATAGGATATGTGGTGGGAGATGCGGGAAAACGGAAAGTCGATTTCGAGCTAAAGGATATAATCGATATCCTCGATGAATTACCGCTTTTTAACGAGAAACGCCTGGAATTCTTCCGCCGGGTTTCTGAGTACTACATGGCGCCTCTCGGGATCGTGCTTAAATTCGCCCATCCTTTGGGTCTTGGCAAAAGCGTCGGGAAAACCGTGCGGATCACGGAGGAGGGGGAAAGCTGCCTTAAGGAACCGGGGCTTAACCGTCTCGACAAAAGAGTTCTGGAAACTCTTCTGCTCGAAGGAGAACTCGCCTCGGAGAAGCTTATTGAACTCAGCGGTGGGGCGTCGCTTGAGAACCTTAACTCTCTTAAAAGAAGAGGCCATGTCGAATTTGACTACAGGGTCGTAAGAGATGAGAAGGTAAAGTACGAGAAGGTCTATGGAATCTCCTGTGACCCGGACACTGTCTCGGAGATTAGGCGGAAAAAACCGGCCAAGGGCGCCATACTTGAGTTCATAAACCTCCGCGGTTCCGTCCCCCGCTCGGAACTGAGGGAAATATTCGGCAATTTCACGGCTCACGTAAAATGGCTTGTGGATAACGCTCTGGTCTCCGTGGAGCAAAAAGAGATCGGAAGGGACCCCTACGGTGTGCTTGATTCAAAGGAAGAGCCGCCGAAGAAACTTACTCAGGATCAGCGTATGGCGATGGAGAAAATCCTGCCTTACGTCAAGAGGGGGGAATACCGCTGCTTTCTTCTTCACGGTGTCACGGGAAGCGGAAAGACCGAGGTTTATTTAAGGACCGTGAGCGAAGTCATAGCCAGGGGGAAACAGGCGATTGTTCTCGTTCCCGAGATAGCGCTCACACCGCTTCTGGTAAAGAGGTTCCGCTCGCGTTTCGCCGACTCTGTGTCGGTGATTCACAGCGCCCTCAGCGAGGGTGAGAGGTTCGATGCCTGGAGAAAAGCCCGTAGCGGAGACCTGAGCGTGGTGATAGGCGCCCGCTCCGCGGTTTTCGCTCCGCTTGAGAATCTCGGCCTCGTTGTAGTCGACGAGGAGCACGAGTCCTCCTACAAGCAGAACGAGGCGCCATGTTACAACGCCCGCGACGCCGCGGTCATGCTCGGAACCATATACAGCTGTCCTGTGCTGCTGGGTTCCGCGACTCCTTCACTTGAATCCTACGCAAACTCGATCAGTGGCAAGTACGAATATCTTTCTCTTCCCGCAAGGGTGGGGGAGAGCAGGCTTCCCGATGTTGAACTCGTGGATATGAAAAACGTGAATGAAGCTGTCTTCTCCCCGCGCCTGAGGGACGCCCTGGTGGAGAATTTCAGCCGCGGGGAGCAATCGATTCTTTTTATTAACAGGAGAGGTTTTTCAAGCTTTCTGGTCTGCGGGGACTGCGGTGAAACCTTCAAGTGCCCCAACTGCTCTATAACCCTTACCTTCCACAAGAAGGATAACTCAATTAAGTGCCATTACTGCGGGATTATGCAGGAATTCGAGAACATCTGCTCAAGCTGCGGGGCCAAATACATGGGCAAGGGTCTCGGGACCCAGAAAGTGGAGGAGCAGGTAAAGAGCATGCTTCCCGATGCCAGGGTCTTCGTCATGGACAGGGATTACACCCGCGGAAAAACCAAACTTCTCGACCTTTACAGAAAGCTTGAGTCCGGGGAGGTGGATGTTCTTATCGGGACCCAGATGGTAGCCAAAGGACATGATCTGCCAGGGGTTACGCTTGTGGGTGTTCTCTCGGCTGACCATATGCTGGGGATTCCCGACTTCCGCTCGGGAGAAAGAACTTTCCAGATCCTCACGCAGGTAGCTGGAAGAACAGGCAGGGGAAGAAAACCCGGGACGGTTTTTCTGCAGACATATAACCCCGAACATCCTTCGGTAAGATTTGCCATTTCCCATAACAGTTCCGGGTTCCTGGATGAAGAACTGGAACTTAGAAAATCTCTTGATCAGCCTCCTTTCTCGAAGTTCATATCCTTAAGAGTGAACGGACTTGATGAGGAGAGGACACGAGATTTTGCCAAAAGAATGAAACGCACGGCCGAGAGGTTTCTCCTCAGGCTTCCGCCCGGGTCGCTCCGAGTGCTTGGCCCGTCGGAGGCTCCAATATACAAACTCAGGAACAGGTTCAGATGGCAGATCATTATCGTGTCGGGGAATCTGGGGCTGCTTCGCAACTACGCCTCGGCACTTTACGATTCGTTGAAAAAACACGCTTCGGGAATTAAGCTTATAATTGATATTGATCCCTATGATTTCATGTGA
- the lhgO gene encoding L-2-hydroxyglutarate oxidase: MEKNCDFLVVGGGIVGLAITNELLLRGCSNIIVLEKEEGLGAHSSGRNSGVLHAGIYYTPDSLKARYCIEGNRMMRDFCRENGVAISECGKAIVADSEEKLEGLQALQQRAQRNGVESYLIDEKELAEVEPHAATFEKAIYSPATSVFDPIGVLDALCSKIKKTGKARVLFDTVFIGQKKNRVALTSAGEISYGKLINAAGLHADVIARQFGVGLRYRAIPFMGSYSELTKKSTYLVRGNIYPVPDPRMPFLGVHFTRSTSGRVFIGPTAVPVLGRESYGFLEDLGLESFRFLYRNASMFVSDSGFRANALSEVKKYLGSHFYSEARKLVPGLLPRHLVSSAKTGIRSQLVDWKEKKLVMDYVVCREENTVHVLNAISPAFTSSMSFAKYVADILLEEEAR; the protein is encoded by the coding sequence ATGGAAAAGAATTGCGATTTTCTTGTTGTTGGCGGAGGAATTGTGGGTCTTGCAATCACAAATGAACTTCTTCTGCGCGGCTGCAGTAACATCATTGTTTTGGAAAAGGAAGAGGGCTTGGGGGCGCATTCAAGTGGCCGAAACAGCGGGGTTCTACACGCCGGGATCTATTACACGCCCGATTCTCTGAAGGCGCGGTACTGTATTGAGGGAAACCGGATGATGAGAGATTTCTGCCGTGAGAACGGAGTCGCTATATCCGAATGCGGCAAGGCCATCGTGGCGGACTCCGAGGAGAAGCTTGAAGGACTCCAGGCACTTCAGCAGAGGGCGCAGAGAAACGGAGTGGAGTCGTATCTTATCGATGAAAAAGAGCTTGCAGAGGTAGAACCGCATGCCGCTACGTTTGAGAAAGCCATATATTCTCCCGCGACATCGGTGTTTGACCCTATAGGCGTTTTGGATGCTCTTTGCTCGAAGATTAAAAAAACCGGGAAAGCACGAGTACTTTTTGACACGGTTTTTATTGGACAAAAAAAGAATCGCGTTGCCCTTACGAGCGCGGGAGAGATAAGTTACGGAAAACTCATAAACGCTGCCGGCCTCCACGCGGACGTCATAGCGCGCCAATTCGGAGTGGGTCTCAGGTACAGAGCCATCCCTTTTATGGGCTCCTACAGCGAACTTACAAAGAAAAGCACTTATCTTGTCCGCGGAAATATCTATCCGGTTCCCGACCCGAGAATGCCTTTTCTGGGGGTGCACTTCACGAGGAGCACTTCGGGACGGGTCTTTATCGGCCCTACCGCCGTGCCGGTTCTGGGAAGGGAGAGCTACGGATTTCTTGAGGACCTGGGGCTTGAGTCGTTCCGGTTTCTTTACAGAAACGCGTCGATGTTCGTAAGTGACAGCGGATTCAGGGCAAATGCGCTCTCCGAGGTGAAAAAATATCTGGGATCCCATTTCTACTCAGAAGCCAGAAAGCTGGTTCCCGGTCTCCTGCCCCGTCATCTAGTCTCTTCTGCGAAAACCGGTATCCGTTCGCAGCTTGTGGACTGGAAGGAGAAAAAACTCGTTATGGACTACGTCGTCTGCAGGGAAGAGAACACTGTTCACGTTCTAAACGCCATATCGCCCGCTTTTACATCCTCGATGTCGTTTGCCAAGTATGTAGCGGACATTCTGCTTGAGGAAGAAGCTCGCTAG
- a CDS encoding sodium-independent anion transporter: MLPLALAFGVASGVVRSRDLTQNELEGVFSVPVLDFDSLPSLADIDPYSMPVGLIKLRGSFSIASANELTRVIAADIKDHNIIILDFSETTSVDDSAALAIEELVQSAIEDDTDCVVLGLSGDVGRILRSLEVFHRVPAGNFVDTLDEAKQLSKNLLHKRGADDEAWRGRMKGVARTRWCIFLCAFMSAQGSFKGETLLNKVV, translated from the coding sequence ATGCTGCCGCTGGCGTTAGCCTTTGGTGTTGCCTCGGGCGTGGTGCGCTCAAGAGACTTGACTCAGAACGAACTGGAAGGCGTGTTTTCCGTTCCAGTCCTGGACTTCGATTCTTTACCGTCTCTGGCGGACATTGATCCCTATAGCATGCCGGTCGGACTCATCAAGTTGAGAGGAAGTTTCTCGATCGCTTCCGCAAACGAACTGACCCGAGTGATTGCTGCGGACATCAAGGATCACAACATCATCATCCTCGACTTCTCCGAGACCACCAGCGTGGACGATAGCGCTGCGCTTGCGATCGAGGAACTTGTCCAATCTGCCATAGAGGACGACACCGACTGTGTCGTGTTGGGATTGTCTGGTGACGTGGGTAGAATTCTGCGATCTCTCGAGGTCTTCCACCGTGTCCCCGCCGGGAATTTCGTGGACACCCTTGACGAGGCGAAGCAGTTGTCCAAGAACCTTCTCCACAAGCGCGGTGCCGATGACGAAGCCTGGCGAGGAAGGATGAAGGGTGTTGCGCGTACACGTTGGTGTATATTTTTATGCGCATTCATGTCTGCTCAGGGTAGTTTCAAAGGCGAAACTCTCCTGAATAAAGTTGTCTGA
- the glnE gene encoding bifunctional [glutamate--ammonia ligase]-adenylyl-L-tyrosine phosphorylase/[glutamate--ammonia-ligase] adenylyltransferase, giving the protein MRKKIVFPDEENARLTVERFREMNGKLSVEKERALRVISSHSRFLGNSIIRNPRALNVLTNEKALERKKTLSSHRTPLGSIVRNSQDSERLGERLKKYKYTELSRIIYREILGLCTFRQTMEEISDLASSVVRAVLDFYRFRIEGGDQFEFVVLGMGKLGGRLLNLSSDIDLVYLYRSEDYAEQIFTLCSSVTRTISSVTPGGFLYRVDLGLRPGGSRSPLAVSIDAALDHYYHWAETWERAVLLKASPVAGDIELGREFLGELEPVIYRKLLDYESIEDLKDMKVRLEGIRKENDVKLGRGGIRDIEFFVQATQLMSGGAVNKLRGLMNTLDGLSAMETTGFIKKQVREEMEHCYLFLRKVEHSIQLWDEFQTHSIPTDENSLARLSRRMGFEMTADFRAAYEEVTSLVVKNCGNLFVDPGVELEEKGREFWEVADFMAEGNVNREEAISTLGNLGFSAPDDAIEIISSLMNPQRAGLTERGRMLSRKVIPAFLSNIIKLSDQDSALLNLERFISGLGSRMSVYFLLTENPKIIPLLSRLFSRGGMLSDFLIRHPEYLDSIILKDVTQFYDSKDAMAEALGEAVSQEEFFEDKLNALRSFKHIESLKLCFKELSEDLEPIYVGKYLSMVADVVMDSSLELAKDSLKCSPRKRKLLDNMVVLGLGKLGGSEMSYASDLDIIFIYEGDDHELFSKYGQRFISNLSVYTSESFCYKVDVELRPSGNSGALVASLEAFEEYHNSSAQIWERQALVKARAVAGNRALGEKVMKVIDNFIYAKELAADFPKEIHRLRERVEKELANETESRFNLKMGRGGLVDIEFLIQMLQLAHGPANPELRTANTMEAIGALYGAGLIESDEVLTLSEGYMFLRKMGNLLSLFNDRSKNEITRGDFDRMAPEFGGSGGEGGFLMSEYARVTGDIREIYNRHFTGST; this is encoded by the coding sequence ATGAGAAAGAAGATTGTTTTTCCCGACGAGGAAAACGCGCGCTTAACAGTTGAGAGATTCCGGGAGATGAACGGCAAGCTCTCTGTGGAAAAGGAGAGAGCCCTCCGCGTCATCTCTTCGCACAGCAGATTTCTCGGCAATTCAATCATAAGAAATCCACGCGCGCTAAACGTACTTACTAATGAAAAAGCCCTAGAGAGAAAAAAAACGCTTTCTTCCCACCGGACTCCGCTCGGCTCGATTGTGAGGAATTCGCAGGATTCAGAGCGGCTAGGAGAAAGGCTCAAGAAGTACAAGTACACGGAACTCTCGAGGATAATCTACAGAGAAATTCTTGGTCTCTGCACGTTTCGCCAGACCATGGAGGAAATTTCCGACCTGGCCAGCTCCGTGGTCAGGGCGGTGCTTGATTTTTACAGGTTCCGAATCGAGGGAGGAGACCAGTTTGAGTTCGTAGTGCTTGGCATGGGGAAACTCGGCGGAAGACTCCTTAACCTCAGTTCCGATATAGACCTCGTTTATCTCTACAGAAGCGAGGACTACGCCGAACAGATATTCACGCTTTGCTCATCGGTTACCAGAACGATAAGCTCCGTTACCCCCGGCGGTTTTCTCTACAGAGTCGACCTTGGTCTGCGTCCGGGTGGCAGCAGGAGTCCGCTAGCAGTGTCAATTGACGCGGCCCTTGATCATTATTACCACTGGGCCGAGACCTGGGAGAGAGCGGTTCTGCTCAAGGCGAGTCCTGTTGCCGGGGATATTGAGCTTGGTCGCGAATTCCTCGGGGAACTTGAACCGGTAATATACCGCAAGCTGCTTGATTACGAGTCCATAGAGGATCTCAAGGACATGAAGGTTCGTCTTGAGGGCATCCGGAAGGAAAACGACGTGAAGCTCGGAAGGGGAGGAATAAGGGATATCGAGTTTTTCGTGCAGGCGACCCAGCTTATGAGCGGCGGGGCGGTGAACAAGCTCAGGGGACTCATGAACACTCTTGACGGCCTTTCCGCCATGGAGACGACGGGTTTCATAAAAAAACAGGTAAGGGAAGAGATGGAGCATTGCTATCTTTTTCTTAGGAAAGTGGAGCATTCAATTCAGCTCTGGGATGAATTTCAGACGCACAGTATTCCCACAGATGAAAATTCACTCGCCAGACTCTCAAGGAGGATGGGTTTTGAAATGACGGCGGACTTCAGGGCCGCTTATGAAGAAGTAACCTCGCTTGTCGTGAAGAACTGCGGGAATCTGTTCGTTGATCCCGGAGTGGAGCTTGAGGAAAAAGGCAGGGAATTCTGGGAGGTGGCGGATTTTATGGCCGAGGGAAATGTAAACCGCGAGGAAGCTATTTCGACCCTCGGAAATCTCGGTTTCTCGGCGCCGGACGACGCGATCGAAATCATATCGAGCCTCATGAACCCCCAGAGAGCCGGACTCACGGAAAGGGGAAGGATGCTTTCGAGAAAAGTGATACCGGCTTTTCTCTCAAACATAATCAAGCTCAGCGATCAGGACTCTGCGCTTTTAAATCTTGAAAGGTTTATCTCTGGTCTGGGTTCCAGGATGTCGGTCTACTTTCTTCTGACTGAAAACCCCAAAATTATTCCTCTGCTCTCTAGGCTATTTTCAAGAGGCGGCATGCTGTCTGATTTTCTTATCAGGCACCCCGAGTATCTTGACTCCATCATACTGAAGGACGTGACGCAGTTTTACGATTCGAAAGATGCCATGGCGGAGGCCCTCGGGGAAGCCGTCTCGCAAGAGGAGTTCTTTGAGGACAAACTCAATGCTCTCCGAAGCTTCAAGCACATTGAGTCCCTTAAACTTTGCTTTAAGGAGCTCTCCGAGGACTTGGAACCGATTTACGTGGGGAAATATCTGTCGATGGTTGCGGACGTTGTAATGGACTCAAGCCTCGAACTTGCCAAGGATTCCCTTAAGTGTTCTCCAAGAAAAAGAAAACTCCTTGATAACATGGTTGTTCTGGGACTTGGCAAGCTCGGAGGAAGTGAAATGAGCTACGCTTCAGATCTGGACATAATTTTCATTTACGAGGGAGATGACCACGAGCTTTTTTCCAAGTACGGTCAGAGATTCATATCCAATCTTTCGGTTTACACTTCTGAGAGCTTCTGTTACAAGGTGGATGTGGAACTGCGCCCGTCGGGAAATTCGGGCGCCCTCGTCGCCTCGCTTGAAGCCTTTGAAGAATATCATAATTCAAGTGCTCAAATCTGGGAGAGGCAGGCTCTTGTAAAAGCCCGCGCCGTTGCGGGAAACCGCGCACTCGGCGAGAAGGTAATGAAAGTCATAGACAATTTCATTTACGCAAAAGAACTCGCTGCGGATTTCCCCAAGGAAATCCACAGGCTGCGCGAGAGGGTCGAAAAAGAACTTGCCAACGAGACCGAATCCAGATTTAACCTGAAGATGGGAAGGGGAGGGTTGGTTGACATTGAGTTCCTCATCCAGATGCTTCAGCTTGCCCATGGTCCCGCAAACCCCGAACTGAGAACGGCAAACACCATGGAGGCTATCGGGGCGCTCTACGGGGCCGGGTTAATTGAAAGCGACGAGGTCCTGACGCTTAGCGAAGGCTATATGTTTTTAAGAAAAATGGGAAATCTGCTGAGTCTTTTCAACGACAGGAGCAAAAACGAGATCACGCGGGGCGATTTTGACCGAATGGCGCCTGAGTTCGGTGGTTCCGGTGGAGAGGGAGGTTTTCTCATGTCTGAATATGCGCGCGTGACCGGGGATATCAGGGAAATTTATAACCGGCACTTTACGGGAAGCACTTGA